A region of the Lysobacter sp. K5869 genome:
CGCCCGGTCAACGCGCCGCCGATGCTGCCGCCGGAAGTGGCCGGCTCCAAGTCGATCAACGACATGCTGTGGCATCTGCACATCGCCCCGGACTACGCCATCGTGGCGAGGCGCCCATGAGCGCGGCCGCGACCGCGCACGCCTCGCCGCGCCGCCTGCTGGTGACCGGCGGCAGCGGCTTCGTCGGCCGCTACGTCGAAGCGGCGGTGCGCGCCGGCGATTTCGGCGACTACGAATTCTGTGCGCCCGCGCACGGCTGGGACATCCGCGACCCCGACGCGGTCGCGCGCACGGTCGACGAGCTGCGCCCGCACGCGGTGCTGCATCTGGCGGCGCAGAGCTTCGTGCCGCGCTCGTTCGAGGATCCGCGCGAGACCTTCGAGATCAACACGCTGGGAACGTTGAACCTGCTGCAGGCGCTCAAGCGCGGCGGGTTCGACGGGCGTTTCCTCTACATCAGCTCGGGCGACGTGTACGGCCAGGTGGACGAGGCGCAGATGCCGGTGACCGAGGCGCTGATGCCGGCGCCGCGCAATCCCTACGCGGTCAGCAAGCTCGCCGCCGAGCAGCTGTGCCTGCAGTGGCAGCGCAGCGAGGGGCTCGACGCGATCGTGCTGCGCCCGTTCA
Encoded here:
- a CDS encoding GDP-mannose 4,6-dehydratase; its protein translation is MSAAATAHASPRRLLVTGGSGFVGRYVEAAVRAGDFGDYEFCAPAHGWDIRDPDAVARTVDELRPHAVLHLAAQSFVPRSFEDPRETFEINTLGTLNLLQALKRGGFDGRFLYISSGDVYGQVDEAQMPVTEALMPAPRNPYAVSKLAAEQLCLQWQRSEGLDAIVLRPFNHIGPGQGRQFVLPALASQVVAIAQGRQAPVIEAGDIDTTRDFTDVRDIVAAYAAALRDGASGGLYLVASGVERKVRDLLEAMCRIEGVHAEIRQDPAKLRRAEQRRMVGSSQALREATGWTPRIAIDQTLQDILIDQRNHS